A genomic window from Companilactobacillus alimentarius DSM 20249 includes:
- a CDS encoding sensor histidine kinase, with protein MKLIYQNMLSFLIVILTTLGIILYSVTSASTNWEYNRTYKSLESYAGNLEKIALKTDPKTGQMHNITGDNIRTVEQVLSERNVQFAIFDYNNNQVYPTPPTNVKLHLKKSYWQKLKQGKTIRNVQKMQDTEGNPRLRKDDNRSYVYVLTPWFQNGKLIAAVWAGSDVSELQTNIGEINSRLYFALLISLLAAIILSFLLSRYQVNRINRLRSATKKVANNDFSVHIESKNRDELDDLADDFNQMVKSLEASDTEIKRQEQRRKEFMADASHEMRTPLTTINGLLEGLAYDAIPEESKGQSIQLMRNETKRLIRLVNENLDYEKIRTNQITMAKRVFDANKPLTDITSQLDKKAKNAGDELILKKFDGELNTFADYDRFVQVMFNIIQNAIQFTKNGKIFVSGTRDEDRHGSVFTVSDTGIGMSEDQVKNIWDRYYKADPSRKNRKYGESGLGLSIVHQLIENHGGEIEVKSKVNEGTTFIVTLFDDGYEHKSDENQKK; from the coding sequence ATGAAATTAATTTATCAAAATATGCTGAGTTTCTTGATCGTTATTTTGACGACCTTGGGGATTATTTTGTATTCAGTTACCAGTGCGTCAACCAATTGGGAATATAACCGGACTTACAAGAGTTTGGAGAGTTATGCTGGCAATTTGGAAAAGATCGCTTTGAAAACTGATCCTAAGACGGGCCAAATGCATAATATTACAGGTGATAACATTCGGACTGTCGAACAAGTTTTGTCAGAAAGAAATGTTCAATTTGCGATATTTGATTACAATAATAATCAAGTTTATCCAACACCACCAACGAATGTTAAGTTGCATTTAAAGAAGTCTTACTGGCAGAAACTCAAGCAAGGTAAAACGATCCGAAATGTCCAGAAGATGCAAGATACTGAAGGGAACCCGCGTTTAAGAAAAGATGACAATAGAAGTTATGTCTATGTTCTGACGCCATGGTTTCAAAATGGCAAGTTAATTGCGGCTGTTTGGGCTGGTTCTGATGTTTCAGAATTACAGACTAATATCGGAGAAATCAATAGTCGCTTGTACTTTGCATTGTTGATTTCACTATTGGCAGCGATTATCTTGAGTTTTCTTTTGTCGAGGTATCAAGTCAATCGAATCAATCGCCTTCGTAGCGCAACTAAAAAGGTTGCCAATAACGATTTCTCAGTTCATATTGAGAGTAAAAATCGGGATGAGTTGGATGATTTGGCGGATGACTTTAATCAAATGGTTAAGTCTCTTGAAGCTTCTGATACTGAAATTAAGCGACAAGAGCAACGTCGAAAGGAATTTATGGCTGATGCATCTCATGAAATGAGAACGCCTTTGACGACTATCAATGGGTTACTAGAGGGCTTGGCTTATGATGCTATTCCTGAGGAATCTAAAGGTCAAAGTATTCAGTTAATGCGTAATGAAACGAAGCGTTTGATTAGATTAGTCAATGAAAACCTTGATTATGAAAAGATTCGAACTAATCAAATAACAATGGCTAAACGTGTCTTTGATGCAAATAAACCGCTGACAGATATTACATCACAGTTGGACAAAAAGGCTAAGAATGCCGGCGATGAATTAATCTTGAAGAAATTTGATGGTGAATTGAATACTTTTGCTGACTACGATCGTTTCGTCCAGGTTATGTTTAATATTATTCAAAATGCTATTCAGTTTACTAAGAATGGTAAGATCTTTGTCAGCGGAACTCGAGATGAAGATCGACATGGCTCAGTCTTTACTGTGTCTGATACTGGAATTGGGATGTCAGAAGATCAAGTGAAGAATATTTGGGATCGTTACTATAAAGCTGATCCTTCACGAAAGAACCGTAAGTATGGTGAATCAGGATTAGGCCTATCAATTGTTCATCAGTTGATTGAAAATCATGGTGGTGAAATAGAAGTCAAAAGTAAGGTCAATGAAGGAACAACTTTCATTGTTACTTTATTTGATGATGGATATGAACACAAATCAGATGAAAATCAAAAGAAGTAA
- a CDS encoding LTA synthase family protein, with the protein MKKVKALLNTRLGFMTFLILCLWLKTVTTYYLDFSLGVENLLQHFLLIVNPFATIVLLMSFALYFNKAVISYIFMGIIYLADSIFIYANVLYYRSFSDFLSFNSITSVNKVAKGLGTTTLGVMQLRDVIYLIDFIVIIILFISRFIKIDRHSFRKLNALATTCLGIMLFSADLAGSESNRPQLLGRTFDHSYIVKYLGINSFLPYDISRSLMTEQVRSKATESEVSKILDYTHQHYAAPNASYFGKANGKNIIIIHLESFEQFLIGMKVNGVEVTPFLNKLYHDKNTLSYDNFFNEVGSGRTSDAETMLEAGLFGLPKGTSVFTKLGSENTFQAAPAILGQQKGYSSAVFHGNIGTFWSRNSVYKNMGYNYFFDKSYYDTNTPNANSLNGYGIKDKLLFSEGAKYLEQMQQPFYTKFLTITNHVRYQFSDDDNGDFQTTDLDDDEINHYFETAHYLDKSIEEFFNYLDATGLSTNSMIVLYGDHYGLDKNSQNQSQHKELATNLFGQDPETWNQFYETQYQRVPFMIHMDGLKGGIKHTYGGEIDVLPTILHLAGVKTKQYIQLGTDLLSKKHDSVVAFRNNSFITTNYTVYPKESSEPIVYENKTGQRIPLKDNPELAMKVDRWQKEVNQKLKISDDINNKNLLRFYTPTGFTPVDPTNYDYQNQIQQLVKTRDELGDQSTSIYSRNGNKSTTHLYNTDALQLQDDRTPIDSWSYVNK; encoded by the coding sequence ATGAAAAAAGTTAAAGCACTTTTGAACACTCGATTGGGATTCATGACCTTCCTAATTCTTTGTCTCTGGTTAAAAACAGTTACCACTTACTATTTAGATTTTTCTTTAGGGGTCGAAAATTTATTACAGCACTTTCTACTAATAGTTAATCCTTTTGCAACTATTGTCTTACTAATGAGTTTTGCTTTGTACTTCAATAAAGCTGTTATTTCATACATTTTTATGGGAATTATCTATCTAGCAGACTCAATCTTCATTTATGCCAATGTCCTTTACTATCGTTCATTCAGCGATTTTCTTTCCTTTAATTCTATTACTAGTGTCAATAAAGTCGCTAAGGGATTAGGGACAACGACTCTAGGTGTTATGCAACTCCGTGATGTTATCTATTTAATTGATTTTATCGTGATCATTATTTTATTTATCAGTCGTTTTATTAAAATCGATCGTCATTCATTTCGAAAATTAAATGCCTTAGCCACAACTTGTTTAGGCATTATGCTATTTTCAGCCGATCTAGCTGGTTCAGAATCTAATCGTCCCCAGTTATTGGGTCGTACTTTTGATCACTCTTATATCGTCAAATATTTAGGTATCAACAGTTTCTTGCCCTATGATATAAGTCGCTCGCTTATGACTGAACAAGTCCGATCCAAGGCGACAGAATCCGAAGTAAGCAAAATATTGGATTATACACACCAACACTATGCCGCCCCCAATGCTTCATACTTTGGGAAAGCCAATGGTAAAAATATTATTATCATTCATTTGGAAAGTTTTGAACAATTCTTGATTGGCATGAAAGTTAATGGTGTCGAAGTGACTCCATTTTTAAATAAACTTTATCATGACAAAAATACTTTATCGTACGATAATTTTTTCAACGAGGTTGGTTCAGGTCGAACTAGTGACGCTGAAACTATGCTTGAAGCGGGATTATTTGGTTTACCCAAAGGAACTTCCGTTTTTACTAAATTGGGTTCTGAAAATACCTTTCAGGCAGCTCCAGCTATTCTAGGTCAGCAGAAAGGCTATAGTAGTGCCGTTTTTCATGGAAATATCGGTACCTTTTGGAGTCGTAACTCTGTTTATAAGAATATGGGTTACAATTATTTCTTTGATAAAAGTTATTATGATACCAATACCCCGAATGCCAATTCCTTAAATGGTTATGGTATAAAAGATAAACTGCTTTTTTCAGAAGGCGCAAAGTATCTCGAACAAATGCAACAACCTTTCTATACGAAATTTTTAACTATTACTAACCACGTCCGTTATCAATTCTCCGATGATGATAATGGTGATTTCCAGACAACTGATCTAGATGATGATGAAATTAATCATTATTTTGAAACAGCACACTACCTTGACAAGTCAATTGAGGAATTCTTCAACTATCTAGACGCCACTGGTTTATCAACTAACAGTATGATTGTCTTATATGGCGATCATTACGGCTTAGATAAGAATTCTCAGAATCAAAGTCAACACAAAGAATTAGCTACAAACCTCTTTGGTCAAGATCCAGAGACTTGGAATCAATTCTACGAAACCCAATATCAACGGGTTCCATTTATGATTCATATGGACGGCCTCAAAGGTGGAATCAAGCACACCTATGGCGGAGAAATCGACGTTTTGCCAACCATCTTACATTTGGCTGGTGTTAAAACTAAGCAATATATCCAACTAGGAACTGACCTCTTATCCAAAAAACATGATTCAGTCGTTGCCTTTAGAAATAATAGTTTCATTACAACAAATTACACGGTTTATCCTAAAGAGTCGTCTGAACCAATTGTCTATGAAAATAAGACTGGTCAAAGGATTCCTCTGAAAGATAATCCTGAATTAGCAATGAAAGTGGATCGCTGGCAAAAAGAAGTCAACCAGAAACTAAAGATTTCAGATGATATCAATAATAAAAACCTGTTACGCTTCTATACACCAACAGGATTTACCCCAGTAGATCCGACTAACTATGACTACCAAAATCAAATTCAACAACTAGTTAAAACTAGAGATGAATTGGGTGATCAATCTACTAGTATCTATTCCCGTAACGGCAATAAATCGACTACCCATCTTTATAATACCGATGCATTACAATTACAAGATGACCGGACACCAATTGATAGTTGGTCCTATGTCAATAAATGA
- a CDS encoding LTA synthase family protein, whose product MNKFKHFLSTRLGFLTLLVFTLWLKTIIAYYSDFSLGVADPLQHMILLINPIATTLVLLSIALYITRSKPSYIVMGIIYLLESALLYGNVLYYREFSDFLSFNTIAGASKVSKGLGGSAAGLVQGHDFIYGLDIVIIIILLMTHFIKIDSRPMHKLTAVATTMLGVFLFSFNLTVAESNRPQLLGRTFDRAYIVKYLGLNTFLAYDSIKTVQNNQVRSEAVGTDMDDVLADVEKNYAKPNAKYFGKAKGKNIIIIHLESFQQFLINDKVNGQEVTPFLNSLYNDKNTMSFDNFYHEVGQGRTSDAENMLETGLFGLPEGSLFTKLGSDNTFQAAPSILGQKEGYTSAVFHGNTGSFWNRNSVYKNMGYNYFFDESYFNKTSDSSLEFGMKDKLMLSESVKYLEQLQQPFYAKFITVTNHYPFQLPDEDKDSFTAPNTSNSTVNGYFETAHYLDNSLKEFFSYLKSSGIYDNSMIVLYGDHYGLSNSQNPDLAPLLGVDSNDWTDFNNSQMQKVPFMIHMKGLKGGINHTYGGEIDVLPTILHLAGIKTKQYIQLGTDLLSKQHNPIVIFRNKNFVTPHYTVLKSSDGDPEVYRNKTGELVDLEKDPILKKKVTKWQKYVNDKLKLSDTINNKNLLRFYTPSGFTPVNPKDYDYQNEIQKLVKTRDDLGLKSTSVYSQNNNKTTTNLYTTDAPELNGDRTNIDSWSSILKNDTAKDSK is encoded by the coding sequence ATGAATAAATTTAAACATTTTCTAAGCACACGTCTAGGATTCTTAACTCTTTTGGTCTTTACTTTATGGCTCAAGACCATTATAGCGTATTACAGTGATTTTTCACTAGGCGTTGCAGATCCGTTACAACATATGATTTTACTAATCAATCCCATCGCTACAACACTGGTTCTTTTAAGCATAGCGTTATACATCACGCGTTCCAAACCCTCGTACATCGTTATGGGAATTATCTACTTGTTAGAATCAGCTTTACTTTATGGGAATGTTCTTTACTACCGTGAATTCAGTGATTTTCTCTCTTTCAATACTATTGCAGGTGCTTCCAAGGTCTCTAAAGGATTAGGTGGAAGTGCTGCTGGACTTGTTCAAGGCCATGATTTTATTTATGGCTTAGATATCGTCATAATTATTATACTATTAATGACTCATTTTATTAAAATTGATTCACGCCCAATGCACAAATTAACCGCTGTGGCGACAACTATGCTGGGAGTTTTTCTCTTTTCATTTAATCTCACAGTTGCTGAAAGTAATCGTCCACAGTTATTAGGGCGGACTTTTGATCGAGCTTATATTGTTAAATACTTAGGACTAAATACCTTTTTAGCCTATGATTCCATCAAAACAGTTCAAAATAACCAAGTTCGTTCCGAAGCTGTCGGAACTGATATGGATGATGTTTTAGCTGATGTTGAAAAAAATTATGCTAAACCTAACGCCAAATACTTTGGTAAAGCCAAAGGGAAAAATATTATTATCATTCATTTGGAAAGTTTCCAACAATTCTTAATCAATGATAAGGTCAATGGTCAAGAAGTTACACCATTCTTAAACAGTCTCTACAACGATAAAAACACAATGTCCTTTGATAATTTTTATCATGAAGTTGGACAAGGTCGAACTAGTGACGCTGAAAACATGCTCGAAACTGGTCTATTTGGGTTGCCAGAAGGATCACTCTTTACGAAACTTGGCAGTGACAATACTTTCCAAGCCGCCCCTTCAATACTTGGTCAAAAAGAAGGCTACACTAGTGCCGTCTTCCATGGTAATACTGGTTCATTCTGGAATCGTAATTCTGTTTACAAGAATATGGGATACAACTATTTCTTTGACGAAAGTTATTTCAATAAAACTAGTGACTCCAGTCTTGAATTTGGTATGAAAGACAAATTGATGCTTTCAGAAAGTGTCAAATACCTTGAACAACTGCAACAACCTTTCTATGCCAAATTTATTACCGTTACTAACCACTATCCTTTCCAATTACCCGACGAAGATAAAGATAGCTTCACTGCACCAAATACTAGTAACAGTACGGTTAATGGCTACTTTGAAACAGCCCACTACTTGGATAACTCCTTAAAAGAATTCTTCAGTTACCTCAAGAGCAGTGGTATTTATGATAATTCTATGATTGTTTTATATGGTGACCATTATGGTCTATCTAATAGTCAAAATCCTGATTTAGCACCATTATTAGGGGTCGATTCCAATGATTGGACTGATTTCAATAATTCTCAAATGCAAAAGGTTCCTTTCATGATTCATATGAAAGGATTAAAGGGCGGTATCAATCATACTTATGGTGGAGAAATTGATGTCTTACCGACTATTTTGCATTTAGCGGGAATCAAAACTAAACAGTATATTCAACTGGGAACCGACTTACTTTCTAAGCAACATAACCCTATCGTGATTTTTAGAAATAAAAATTTCGTGACGCCACACTATACCGTTTTAAAAAGTAGCGATGGAGATCCAGAGGTTTATAGAAATAAAACTGGCGAATTGGTCGACTTAGAAAAAGATCCGATTCTAAAGAAGAAAGTCACTAAATGGCAAAAATACGTTAATGATAAACTTAAATTATCAGATACGATCAATAATAAGAATCTCTTGCGCTTTTACACACCAAGTGGTTTCACTCCAGTCAATCCTAAGGACTACGATTATCAAAATGAAATTCAAAAATTAGTCAAAACACGTGATGATCTAGGTTTGAAATCAACTAGCGTTTACTCTCAAAACAATAACAAGACAACTACTAATCTCTATACAACTGACGCACCTGAATTGAATGGAGATCGAACTAATATTGATAGTTGGTCTAGTATTTTAAAGAATGATACTGCAAAGGATTCAAAATAA
- a CDS encoding VanZ family protein, protein MIFLGPLYAYVYRTYAARFNHFPLIRLSFYAVDKAILYTLFFIILRYLWVKFKKKKTSFSYEFWLVIFVFYVLLLFALTVFRDGYFIWQFKFYWHRPLSEINIVPLVETLKLANGKSLVDFFYNLYGNIMWFVPMGIFIPALHKKRWGFLQIVIVGALISVSIETLQFILNTGVTDIDDVIFNTIGAALGYLLYFAGKSIKKLIKI, encoded by the coding sequence ATGATATTTTTAGGACCATTGTATGCTTATGTATATAGAACATATGCGGCTCGATTTAATCATTTTCCATTGATCAGGCTTTCTTTTTACGCTGTAGATAAAGCAATTCTATATACCTTATTCTTCATCATCTTAAGGTATTTGTGGGTGAAGTTTAAAAAGAAAAAGACTAGTTTTAGTTATGAATTCTGGCTAGTTATTTTTGTTTTTTACGTGCTCTTGCTTTTTGCTTTAACAGTTTTTCGAGATGGCTATTTCATATGGCAATTTAAATTTTATTGGCATCGACCGTTGTCTGAAATTAATATAGTTCCTTTAGTGGAAACGTTAAAATTAGCCAACGGAAAGTCATTGGTCGACTTTTTTTATAATTTATATGGTAATATTATGTGGTTCGTACCAATGGGAATTTTTATACCAGCTTTGCACAAAAAAAGATGGGGTTTTCTCCAGATTGTGATAGTTGGGGCATTGATTTCCGTCTCGATTGAGACATTGCAGTTTATATTGAATACTGGAGTGACAGATATTGACGACGTTATTTTTAATACAATTGGTGCAGCACTAGGATATTTATTATATTTTGCAGGAAAATCGATAAAAAAGCTAATAAAGATTTGA
- a CDS encoding glucose-6-phosphate isomerase: MTQIKFDDSKLSKFVHDNELGEMQALVTAADDELRKGTGAGADFRGFIDLPVDYDKDEFSRIKKAAKKIQSDSEVFVGIGIGGSYLGARAAIDFLSSSFYNVKNDKDVPEVYFCGNSISPNYLADLLDVIGDRDFSINIISKSGTTTEPSIAFRILKAKLIEKYGEKGAKERIYATTDRAKGALKKESDAEGYEEFVVPDDIGGRFSVLTAVGLLPIAVAGIDIDKLMEGAAQSREDYKSSDLTKNDAYKYAALRNILYRKGYTTELLENYEPNVQYFGEWWKQLMGESEGKDQKGIYPSSANFSTDLHSLGQYIQEGRRNLMETVVLIDEPRHDVKIPAEKDNLDGLKYLENKSMDFVNKKAYEGVVLAHTDGGVPVMTVHIEKQDAFNLGYLMYFFEIAVGISGYLNGINPFNQPGVEAYKKNMFGLLGRPGYEELGKELNKRL, translated from the coding sequence ATGACACAAATTAAATTTGATGATTCAAAATTAAGCAAGTTTGTTCATGACAACGAACTTGGCGAAATGCAAGCACTTGTTACTGCTGCTGATGACGAATTACGTAAAGGTACTGGTGCCGGTGCCGATTTCCGTGGTTTCATTGATTTGCCTGTTGATTATGACAAAGATGAATTCAGCCGTATCAAGAAAGCTGCTAAGAAGATCCAATCAGACTCAGAAGTCTTCGTTGGAATCGGTATTGGTGGTTCATATTTAGGTGCACGTGCTGCTATTGATTTTCTAAGTTCATCATTCTACAACGTTAAGAATGATAAAGATGTTCCAGAAGTTTACTTCTGTGGTAACTCAATTTCTCCAAATTACTTAGCTGACTTGTTAGACGTTATCGGCGACCGTGATTTCAGTATCAACATTATTTCAAAATCTGGTACAACAACAGAACCTTCAATTGCTTTCAGAATTTTGAAAGCTAAGTTGATCGAAAAGTATGGTGAAAAGGGTGCTAAGGAACGTATCTATGCTACAACTGATCGTGCTAAGGGTGCTTTGAAGAAAGAATCAGATGCTGAAGGCTACGAAGAATTCGTTGTTCCTGATGATATCGGTGGTCGTTTCTCAGTACTTACAGCCGTTGGTCTATTGCCAATTGCCGTTGCTGGTATCGACATTGATAAATTGATGGAAGGTGCTGCACAATCACGTGAAGACTACAAGTCATCTGATTTAACAAAGAACGATGCTTATAAGTACGCTGCTTTGAGAAACATCTTGTACCGTAAAGGTTACACAACAGAATTGCTTGAAAACTACGAACCAAACGTTCAATACTTTGGTGAATGGTGGAAGCAATTGATGGGTGAATCTGAAGGTAAAGACCAAAAAGGTATCTACCCATCATCAGCTAACTTCTCAACTGACTTGCATTCATTAGGTCAATATATCCAAGAAGGCCGTCGTAACCTTATGGAAACTGTTGTTCTAATTGATGAACCAAGACATGACGTTAAGATTCCTGCTGAAAAAGATAACCTTGACGGTTTGAAGTACTTGGAAAACAAGTCAATGGACTTTGTTAACAAGAAGGCTTACGAAGGTGTTGTTCTTGCACATACCGACGGTGGCGTTCCAGTTATGACAGTTCACATTGAAAAACAAGATGCCTTTAACTTAGGTTACTTGATGTACTTCTTCGAAATTGCTGTTGGTATTTCAGGTTACTTGAATGGTATCAACCCATTCAACCAACCAGGTGTTGAAGCATACAAGAAGAACATGTTTGGATTGCTAGGCCGTCCTGGTTATGAAGAACTTGGTAAAGAATTAAACAAGAGACTTTAA
- a CDS encoding IS110 family transposase yields MYHYDPTKLSAPIYSEMHDLERIYQEKNEDIVREKDRLHKILSITFPEMEKLLSSTDGDLYWNLVQEFPVPKEVLKYDLKSLSKIVLQSTPKNMGILHSQRIARRLIDLAKESFTVNNLTYAIKETTYHAHEVQIIDHMKLRLIDEMAKISENLPEIKMLTSIPGIGLKTAVCLTAEWGDIRRFYSSNAINAYIGIDLIHYESGNYTAGDHIRKRGNSYARKILFKAVLNIISASKYTPTNISLSYNAKKQSSGSKGTKKIVISAIHHLIRTMYHLIVNNEMYDTKMFLAEH; encoded by the coding sequence ATGTATCACTACGATCCGACAAAATTATCTGCCCCAATTTATTCAGAAATGCATGATTTAGAAAGGATATATCAGGAAAAGAATGAGGATATAGTCAGAGAAAAGGACCGATTACATAAGATTTTATCCATAACTTTTCCTGAAATGGAAAAGTTACTCAGTTCTACCGATGGTGACCTTTATTGGAATCTCGTACAAGAATTTCCCGTACCCAAAGAAGTCTTAAAATATGACTTAAAAAGTTTATCCAAAATAGTATTACAATCAACCCCTAAAAATATGGGTATCTTGCATTCACAGCGTATTGCCCGTCGATTAATCGACTTGGCAAAAGAATCTTTCACAGTGAATAATCTTACTTACGCAATCAAGGAAACAACGTACCATGCACATGAAGTTCAGATAATTGATCATATGAAATTGCGATTAATTGATGAGATGGCAAAAATATCTGAAAACTTGCCTGAAATAAAAATGCTCACAAGTATTCCGGGTATTGGACTTAAGACGGCGGTCTGCTTGACCGCCGAATGGGGTGATATTAGAAGATTCTATAGTTCTAATGCCATCAACGCCTACATTGGAATAGACTTAATCCATTATGAATCTGGAAATTATACTGCTGGTGATCATATTCGAAAACGTGGTAATTCTTACGCACGAAAAATATTATTCAAGGCTGTACTAAACATCATTTCAGCTTCTAAATACACTCCAACAAATATTAGTTTGTCTTACAATGCAAAAAAACAATCTTCCGGTTCGAAAGGAACCAAGAAGATTGTCATATCTGCTATACATCATCTTATACGGACAATGTATCATCTAATAGTAAACAATGAGATGTATGATACAAAAATGTTCCTTGCCGAACATTAA
- a CDS encoding DUF6792 domain-containing protein — protein MKALLSTLKRLDRIYDQLDLLNFRAHKELPLTFNKNDSKELLPKNKRLSFNYSYLNKEKTRLTNLMLNQVIDLRVPEFALNKTIHPQMIDKALKLKNIDENHTKQKLKRPSRNRKVNKLKQLIEMIEDENLNLCHGYLNQIYVILLIHHLLPLDLRKEPYQAGELLRDNDFRTKLLQFDYDRYLYQEFKPENYLRFLIYTRVNRMPDYVKSFDARDIIPEAAECGFSGIAYEISIDGLKECYVTFKGTEVNVDYTVTSRSKRFEKAILETYKDWDYNVNAILVGSDKNLSQLRVAQDFMRYIEDNIAPKTLIYGLGHSLGGHFVQTLQLMDNCFDAGYTLNSAPVNLKLIQHVKPTLFSEHTWQKLFELTDDTDNVKYITKDLRQQINRLLPHDYSQIINEVFEQDMTQVFYELPFTIWIGQKWEYNLNNWKYPFKNHPRAYLNSGEIHAYQHFFEQLFIYLSSSNSSRQVIRNSISFIRLRTKLLRENINDPKTAKYLFDYSNYLYQSGAFKDRPQKISQEFIEQNSSVIRGSLQEWPFLKSINTGMLNLATYFHVIDGAKHFLNRTPHKI, from the coding sequence ATGAAAGCACTACTGAGCACCCTAAAACGACTAGATCGTATTTATGATCAACTTGATCTTTTAAATTTTCGCGCCCATAAAGAATTGCCATTAACTTTCAATAAAAATGATAGTAAGGAATTGCTTCCTAAAAACAAGCGACTCTCTTTCAATTATTCTTACTTAAACAAAGAAAAAACACGATTGACCAACTTGATGTTGAACCAAGTAATTGATCTCCGTGTTCCTGAATTTGCTCTTAATAAAACGATTCATCCCCAAATGATCGACAAAGCTTTGAAATTGAAGAATATAGACGAAAATCATACGAAACAAAAGCTTAAACGTCCTTCTAGAAATAGAAAAGTCAATAAACTTAAACAATTGATTGAAATGATTGAAGATGAAAATCTTAATTTGTGTCACGGTTACTTGAATCAAATTTACGTCATCTTATTGATTCATCACTTACTGCCATTAGATCTCCGCAAAGAACCATATCAGGCTGGAGAATTACTCCGTGACAATGATTTTAGAACTAAGCTTTTACAATTCGACTACGATCGTTATCTCTACCAAGAGTTCAAACCTGAAAACTACTTACGCTTTCTAATTTACACTCGAGTAAATCGAATGCCTGATTACGTTAAATCATTCGACGCCCGTGACATTATCCCAGAGGCCGCCGAGTGCGGTTTTTCTGGTATCGCCTACGAAATATCAATTGATGGTTTAAAAGAATGTTACGTTACCTTCAAGGGAACTGAGGTAAACGTTGACTATACAGTCACTTCTCGCAGCAAGCGTTTCGAAAAAGCTATCTTAGAAACATATAAAGATTGGGATTATAATGTTAATGCCATTTTAGTTGGTAGCGACAAGAATCTCAGCCAATTACGTGTTGCTCAAGATTTCATGCGCTATATTGAAGATAACATTGCCCCTAAAACTTTAATTTACGGATTGGGACATTCCCTAGGTGGACATTTTGTTCAGACCTTACAATTAATGGACAATTGTTTTGACGCTGGTTACACGTTGAACTCTGCACCCGTCAATTTAAAATTGATTCAACATGTCAAACCGACCCTTTTCAGTGAACATACTTGGCAAAAATTATTCGAATTAACCGATGATACAGATAATGTCAAATATATCACAAAAGATTTACGCCAACAGATCAATCGACTTTTACCCCATGATTATTCACAAATTATCAATGAAGTCTTCGAACAAGATATGACCCAAGTATTTTATGAACTGCCCTTCACTATCTGGATTGGTCAAAAGTGGGAATACAATTTAAATAATTGGAAATATCCGTTTAAAAATCATCCAAGAGCTTACTTGAACAGTGGTGAAATCCATGCTTATCAACATTTCTTTGAACAACTCTTCATTTATCTGTCCAGCTCCAACAGTAGTAGACAAGTAATCCGAAACAGTATTAGTTTTATTCGATTACGAACCAAATTATTGCGTGAAAATATCAATGATCCGAAAACCGCTAAATACCTCTTTGACTACTCTAATTATTTGTATCAATCAGGAGCTTTCAAGGATCGTCCGCAAAAGATCAGCCAGGAATTTATTGAACAAAATAGTTCTGTTATCCGTGGCTCCTTACAGGAATGGCCATTTTTGAAAAGTATCAACACTGGTATGTTGAATCTAGCTACTTATTTCCATGTCATTGACGGTGCTAAACATTTTCTCAATCGAACTCCACATAAAATCTGA